From a region of the Candidatus Hydrogenedentota bacterium genome:
- the rplB gene encoding 50S ribosomal protein L2: MPLKRFKPYTPSRREMTVADYSVLTVSKPEKKLTEPNPRSGGRNNNGRITMRRRGGGHKRLYRVIDYRRDKDGIPARVATIEYDPNRSAHIALLVYADGEKRYMVAPKGLQVGAQVMSGEKVEFELGNCMTLSNMPLGTNVHNVELVPGRGGQIARSAGNGCQLLAKEGKHVVLRLPSGEMRRVQSNCRATIGEVGNEEHSNINLGKAGRKRWLGRRPKVRGVAMNPVDHPHGGGEGRTSGGRHPVSPWGMPTKGFKTRKKKNRSNKFIIRRRNA; this comes from the coding sequence ATGCCTCTGAAGCGATTTAAGCCCTATACCCCCTCGCGGCGGGAGATGACCGTCGCGGATTACTCCGTGTTGACCGTGTCGAAGCCGGAGAAGAAGCTCACCGAGCCGAATCCGCGCAGCGGCGGCCGCAACAACAACGGCCGCATCACGATGCGCCGGCGCGGCGGCGGGCACAAGCGCCTGTACCGCGTAATCGACTACCGCCGCGACAAGGACGGCATCCCGGCGCGCGTCGCGACGATCGAATACGATCCGAACCGGAGCGCGCATATCGCGCTGCTGGTGTACGCGGACGGCGAGAAGCGCTACATGGTCGCCCCGAAGGGCCTCCAGGTGGGCGCGCAGGTGATGAGCGGCGAGAAGGTGGAGTTTGAGCTGGGCAACTGCATGACGCTCAGCAACATGCCGCTGGGCACGAACGTGCACAATGTTGAATTGGTCCCGGGCCGGGGCGGGCAGATCGCGCGATCGGCGGGCAACGGCTGCCAGCTGCTGGCGAAGGAAGGCAAGCACGTGGTGCTGCGGCTTCCCTCGGGCGAGATGCGGCGCGTGCAGAGCAACTGCCGGGCGACGATCGGCGAGGTCGGCAACGAAGAGCATTCGAATATCAACCTGGGCAAGGCCGGTCGCAAGCGCTGGCTTGGCCGGCGCCCGAAGGTTCGCGGCGTGGCGATGAACCCGGTGGATCACCCGCACGGCGGCGGCGAGGGCCGCACGTCCGGCGGCCGGCACCCGGTGAGCCCGTGGGGCATGCCGACGAAGGGCTTCAAGACCCGCAAGAAGAAGAACCGCTCGAACAAGTTTATCATCAGGCGCCGCAACGCCTGA
- the rplV gene encoding 50S ribosomal protein L22, giving the protein MAVATAKVMNLQISARKVRLVADLVRGQKVSDARDILRFTVKGAAKPLLKLLDSAVANADYAARETHDDVDTDEMVVEHIVVNEGRTLQRYQPAPRGRAARIRKRSSHVEIRIANE; this is encoded by the coding sequence ATGGCAGTAGCGACAGCCAAGGTCATGAACTTACAGATTTCCGCGCGTAAGGTGCGCCTGGTGGCGGACCTGGTCCGCGGCCAGAAGGTGTCCGACGCGCGCGATATCCTTCGCTTCACGGTGAAGGGCGCGGCGAAACCGCTGTTGAAACTGCTCGATTCGGCGGTGGCCAACGCGGACTACGCGGCGCGCGAGACGCACGACGACGTGGACACGGACGAGATGGTTGTTGAACATATTGTGGTAAACGAAGGCCGCACGCTGCAACGGTACCAGCCCGCGCCCCGCGGACGCGCCGCCCGGATTCGGAAGCGCAGCAGCCACGTGGAAATCCGGATAGCGAACGAGTAG
- the rpsS gene encoding 30S ribosomal protein S19: MSRSVKKGFFADEHLLNKVDAQQRTGDRKVIKTWSRRSTVIPDMVGLTIAVHNGKTHLPVFITENMVGHKLGEFAPTRTFRGHKK, translated from the coding sequence GTGTCGCGTTCAGTCAAGAAAGGCTTCTTCGCCGACGAGCACCTGCTCAATAAAGTTGACGCACAGCAGCGCACGGGCGACCGGAAGGTCATCAAGACCTGGTCGCGCCGCTCCACGGTCATTCCCGACATGGTCGGCCTCACGATAGCGGTGCACAACGGCAAGACCCACCTGCCGGTGTTTATAACGGAGAATATGGTGGGTCACAAGCTGGGCGAGTTTGCCCCGACCCGGACGTTCCGCGGACACAAGAAATAA
- the rpsC gene encoding 30S ribosomal protein S3 yields MGQKVHPNGFRLGVIQNWSSLWFATNKNYADLLHEDLKLRAYVKKRLYHTGVAKIDLERAGRKTKIHIYTARPGLVIGQRGAEVDKLRYELEQLTGHEMMINIHEVLSPELCATLVAESIAQQLERRMSFRRVMKKAVQNTMRLGAKGIRLRVAGRLNGAEIARSENTAEGSVPLHTLRANIDYGVATAHTTYGCIGVKAWIYHGDMLPGERVTTIGGERSGAQPAGQPQGGRRGGGDRGGRSGGGSRGRDND; encoded by the coding sequence GTGGGTCAGAAGGTACATCCAAACGGATTTCGCCTGGGCGTCATCCAGAACTGGTCTTCGCTGTGGTTCGCGACGAACAAGAACTACGCCGACCTGCTTCACGAAGATCTGAAGCTGCGCGCCTACGTCAAGAAGCGCCTCTACCACACGGGCGTGGCCAAGATCGATCTTGAGCGCGCGGGCCGTAAGACGAAGATACACATCTACACGGCGCGCCCGGGCCTGGTGATCGGGCAGCGCGGCGCGGAAGTGGATAAGCTCCGGTACGAGCTGGAGCAGCTGACGGGCCACGAGATGATGATCAACATCCACGAGGTTCTCAGCCCCGAACTTTGCGCTACGCTGGTTGCGGAGAGCATCGCGCAGCAGCTCGAGCGGCGCATGTCGTTCCGGCGGGTGATGAAGAAGGCGGTGCAGAACACGATGCGCCTGGGCGCGAAGGGCATCCGCCTTCGGGTGGCCGGCCGCCTGAACGGCGCGGAAATTGCGCGCTCGGAGAACACGGCGGAAGGCAGCGTGCCGCTGCACACGCTGCGGGCGAACATCGACTACGGCGTGGCGACGGCGCACACGACCTACGGATGCATCGGCGTGAAGGCGTGGATCTACCATGGCGACATGCTTCCCGGCGAGCGGGTGACGACGATCGGCGGCGAGCGCTCGGGCGCGCAGCCGGCGGGCCAGCCCCAGGGCGGGCGGCGCGGCGGCGGCGATCGGGGCGGCCGCTCCGGCGGCGGTTCGCGCGGCCGCGACAACGACTAG